The following are encoded in a window of Peromyscus leucopus breed LL Stock chromosome X, UCI_PerLeu_2.1, whole genome shotgun sequence genomic DNA:
- the Xpnpep2 gene encoding xaa-Pro aminopeptidase 2, with the protein MAQVHWRCYPWLVLLCACAWSYPQPGYHGREDVRNCSTNPPHLPVTAVNTTVQLAALRQQMQAWNLTAYIIPDTDAHMSEYIGKHDERRAWISGFTGTTGTAVVSMGKAAVWTDSRYWTQAERQMDCNWELHKEVSASSIVAWILAEVPAGGHVGFDPFLFSVDSWDDYSVEFHNSNRHLVSVTTNLVDLVWGSERPPMPSQPIYALPKEFTGSTWQEKVTAVRSYMQNHTMAPTGLLLSALDETAWLFNLRSSDIPYNPFFYSYTLLTDSSIRLFVNKSRFSPETLQYLNTNCTTPMCVQLEDYSQVRESVKAYALGNVTILVGLSYTTCGLYEVIPKEKVVTSTYSPVMLMKAVKNSKEQALLKASHVRDAVVVIQYLVWLEKNVPKGTVDEFSGAEHIDELRRNENFSSGPSFETISASGLNAALAHYSPTKELHRKLSPDEMYLVDSGGQYWDGTTDITRTVHWGTPTAFQKEAYTRVLMGNIDLSRLIFPAATSGRNVDAFARRALWEIGLSYGHGTGHGIGNFLCVHEWPVGFQSNNIAMAKGMFTSIEPGYYQDGEFGIRLEDVALVVEAKTKYPGTYLTFEVVSFVPYDRNLIDVSLLSPDQLQYLNRYYQTIRETVGPELQRRQLLEEFAWLERHTKPLSALAPHFTSLTSVWVASALAILSWSS; encoded by the exons ATGGCCCAAGTCCACTGGCGCTGCTACCCCTGGCTTGTTCTCCTCTGTG CATGTGCCTGGAGTTACCCGCAACCTGGGTACCATGGAAGAGAAGATGTGAGAAACTGTTCAACTAACCCTCCG CACCTGCCAGTTACTGCAGTCAATACGACAGTGCAGCTTGCAGCCCTCCGCCAGCAGATGCAGGCCTGGAATCTCACTGCCTACATCATTccagacacagatgcacacatg AGTGAGTATATTGGCAAACACGATGAGAGGCGAGCATGGATTTCCGGCTTCACAGGAACCACAG GTACTGCCGTGGTGAGCATGGGGAAAGCGGCTGTCTGGACCGATAGTCGTTACTGGACTCAGGCTGAGAGGCAGATGGACTGCAATTGGGAACTCCATAAGGAAG TTAGCGCCTCTTCCATTGTTGCCTGGATCCTTGCTGAAGTCCCTGCTGGAGGGCATGTGGGCTTCgaccccttcctcttctctgttg aTTCCTGGGATGACTATAGTGTGGAATTCCATAACTCCAACAGACACCTGGTATCCGTGACAACCAACCTTGTGGACCTGGTATGGGGGTCGGAGAGGCCCCCCATGCCAAGCCAGCCCATTTATGCCCTGCCAAAAGAATTTACAG GGAGCACTTGGCAGGAGAAAGTAACCGCCGTCCGAAGCTATATGCAGAACCATACCATGGCTCCAACTGGTCTCCTCCTATCAGCACTTGATGAGACAGCTT GGCTCTTCAACCTTCGCAGTAGTGACATCCCCTATAAtcccttcttctattcctacACGCTGCTCACGGACTCTTCCATCAG GTTGTTTGTCAACAAGAGCCGCTTTAGCCCCGAGACCCTACAGTACCTGAATACAAACTGCACGACGCCCATGTGTGTGCAGCTTGAGGACTACAGTCAAGTCCGTGAGAGTGTAAAGGCCTATGCCCTAGGCAATGTAACGATCTTGGTTGGGCTCAGCTATACCACCTGTGGGCTCTATGAAGTGATACCTAAG GAGAAAGTGGTGACAAGCACCTACTCCCCAGTAATGCTAATGAAGGCTGTGAAGAACAGCAAGGAACAGGCCCTCCTGAAGGCCAGCCAC GTGCGGGATGCTGTGGTTGTGATCCAGTACTTGGTCTGGTTGGAGAAGAACGTGCCCAAAGGCACGGTGGATGAGTTTTCTGGGGCAGAACACATTGATGAGTTACGACG GAATGAAAACTTCTCCTCTGGACCCAGTTTTGAAACCATCTCTGCTAGTGGCCTGAATGCTGCCCTGGCCCATTACAG CCCAACTAAGGAGCTGCACCGCAAGCTGTCCCCAGATGAGATGTACCTGGTGGATTCGGGAGGGCAGTACTG GGATGGGACCACAGATATCACCAGAACAGTGCATTGGGGCACCCCTACTGCCTTCCAAAAG GAAGCATATACACGTGTGCTGATGGGCAACATCGATCTGTCCAGACTCATCTTTCCTGCTGCAACATCAG GGAGAAATGTGGATGCTTTTGCTCGAAGAGCCTTGTGGGAAATTGGGCTCAGTTATGGTCATGGGACAGGCCATGGCATTGGCAACTTCctctgtgtgcatgagt GGCCAGTGGGATTCCAGTCTAACAACATTGCCATGGCCAAGGGCATGTTCACTTCCATTG AACCTGGCTACTACCAGGATGGGGAGTTTGGAATCCGTCTTGAAGATGTGGCCCTTGTGGTCGAAGCAAAGACTAAG TACCCAGGCACCTATCTGACTTTTGAAGTGGTGTCCTTTGTGCCCTATGACCGAAACCTCATCGATGTCAGCCTGCTGTCCCCGGATCAG CTCCAGTACCTGAATCGTTACTACCAGACCATTCGTGAGACTGTTGGCCCAGAACTGCAGCGGCGGCAGCTGCTGGAGGAGTTTGCATGGCTGGAGCGGCACACAAAACCCCTGTCAGCCTTGGCCCCTCATTTCACCTCTTTGACCTCCGTGTGGGTAGCCTCTGCTCTTGCCATCCTCAGCTGGAGTAGCTAG